From Cryptococcus neoformans var. grubii H99 chromosome 6, complete sequence:
CAAAGCCTCCTTGGGAGTGACTTCACGGGCAGTAGAGAGGATACCTCGACCGGGAGCAGGGATGGATCGACCAGCCTTGTCAGTGTGGGTGGAGGTGTAGGCGACAATACCCTGGATTGAGGCACCCATCTCGATGGCGGTCTTGGCAGACATCATGACGTGCACACCACAACCCTGAGACTCCATGAAACCGGCACGGGTAGAAGTCATAGGTCGAGAGAACTCGTTGGGTTCGCGGCCCATGGCAAACTCTGTTTCGGCGTTAGAGGTGGCCTTCATGTTGGCGAATTCGAAAGAACCCTCTTCAGAAAAGTCGTCGAAACCACCGGCAATCATGATCTTGGCCTTGCCGGTAAGGATGGTGTCGCAAGCAATCTCGACGGATTGAAGGGCGGTAGCGCACGCTCCGACGGGGATCTTGACGGGACCACTGGAagaaagcaaaagaaggTTGACCCAACCGGCGACAGTGTTGATGAAACTGAGACACTTTGTATCAGTACCCTGCtattaaaaaaaaaaaacgaaAGACCTGTAACTCACGTTTCCTGCAAGATATCCTTCTGAacatctctctcctctcgccTATCCTTGAACATCGCGCTCATAGAGTGCATACCACCCATACCGGAACCCAAAGAAGTACCAACTTCGCTAGGGTGGATGTACTTGTACAATTCGTAAGGGTCGGTGACACCGGACATGATCAAAGCCTCCATAGTGCAGACTAAAGCCCAAAGGGCAGTCCTGTCAGTCTGGGCGATAATATCCTCGGGCAAACCGAATCGACGAGCGTCCCAACCGGTAGGAAGCTGGCCGGCGACGACTCGGTCAAACTTGACAGCcttggggaggaagatcCTGGCACCCTTGTTGAACTTGACGAACCACTCGCCGGATTCCTGGGCCCAGATGTCGACCTTGTCGCCGTGCTCGCGCTTGAATCGAGCGGCCTCTTCAGCGGCGACTTCAAGCGGCTCGAGGTCGTGATTGAGCTCAATCTCCTGAATgaaacccttcttctcaggATTGTAACCCCAGAACAAGTCGGGTtctaaaaaaaaaagggattATTAGCTAAtatcaaggagaaggaacaAGAATATACTCACCAATAAGACGAATACCGGCGTGCTTGATAATGTCCTTTTCGTACTTTGTCTTTACGTCCTTGTCATCGACAGGCTCACCAGACTTGGCGTCAACCCATCCGACATAGGTCTGGCCGTTGGCGAGTTTACCATCAAGGTGCTTGATGAATCCCATCATCCAGGCCATCTCGATACAACCCTCAATGGAAAACTCGCCACGGgcctccatctcccatcGGGTCCTTGAAGAACCCCAAGGACCGACCTCTGAAAAACCGGTACAGACGATAACCTTGTCAAGGTCGATCAAGCCCTGAAGATGCTTGAGTTCGTTGAGAATGTCGTCACCGTCAATCTTGGGGAAGTCAAAGGAAAAATTGGCTCGGGGAGCGATGGCGACCTTTTGGTGAAGCCTTTCGGCATCACCGCCGTTGATGACACGGAAATCGGCGGCGTTGTCGATGGTGATGGCCTTTCGCAATTCCGCAACTCGGTTGATGTCGACTCGGATGGAGGTCATGACCTCGGCCAAACCGGCGACACGGTCCATACCACCATTCAGATCGGCCCAGATAGGTTCGATCTGGGTAATGTCGAACAAGAGAGGGTGCATGAGACCGAGAATGTTGAAAGCCATTTCCTTGGCGGAGAAAGTCCTGACACCAAGCTTTTCGAGACCTTCGGCAACAAAGTTGGTAGCGCTCATGAGACCGGTGCCCCGAGTCCAGCCGATGACGGCACCGGCGATACAGAGGTACTCTCCCCAGCTTTCGGCGGACCACCTGTTAAACAACGTCTCAAGAGAGATCTTGGACTCGGAGTAGAGACCGTCGTTACCAAAGATACCGTGGttgggagaaagagggaggaCGACCTGGGTGGGTCGGGTGACGAATTGACGAGCGGCTTTTTTCTGCTTGACGGCACCgaggagacggaggaggtTGGTAAGCATGAGTCGGTGGGCGAGCTCAGATTTGTCGTCAATAGAGTCGATCTCACGACCGTTCTCGGGAAGAGCGGCGAAGGGAATAATGTAGTCCAAGTCGATCTGGAGGGTGGAGTAGATGTAGTCGACAAGAGCCTCGACATCCTGACGAGAAGCACCGTTGAAGGGAACGACAATAAGCTTGGAGCCCTTGGAACCAATCTCGTGGAAAATGTTCTTGTAGTAGTCGACGGCAGCGCGAGAGTATCGAGAGGTAGTCACGATACAGGTACAGCCACCGGAGAGAAGACCCTTGAGGATTTCGACACCGATGGAACCTTTACCGACACCGGTGAGAAGGGCAGCCTTCTTGGCAAAAGTGACACCGGAGGTGGCAATCTCAGTAAGAACATCAaagtcttttttttttttcagaTGGTTAGCGGTAATTTCCATTCACTCAAAATTCTAGGTAGCTTACAGATGTTGGTAAGTTTTGCACTGTAGGAAAAGCTAGTACCGGTCTTCCTCTTAAGGTGCAAGAAGGGCAAATGGGCCTCCTCAACCTCGGTCCTGTCTTCAACGTTGGGCCTCAAGAACTGGGAACTAGATCTTCGCTGCTTAGGGCCCTTGGCACGGGCGATAGCAGGGGATTCGGTGTCTTCAAGAGCAGAGCCGGAAGATTGGCCAAGAGACTTAATAACTTCGCTGTACATGGACTTGATGGCAGACTTTTGGGCGGCAGTGATGGAAGGTTGAGAGTTGACAAGGTCCCAAAGCTTTTCTGTTTTGACTGTGAGCAGGGCGTTTTGGAAAAGAATGACGGGATGTTGAACTTACCAATATCGGACTGGACCTTTTCGAGGTTGACGGCAGGCTCGACTTCACCACCAGAGGCCATTTCTGCAACGCTGTCAGTCTGGATTTTGGACAGAATCATCCAAACTACCTACCCTTAACGTAGCTCTCGAGCTTCCTGACGTTTTGTCTAGATACTTCAGAGTAGATAATGTCACCCTTGGCGGAAATCTCGGTGTGGGGCGCAGTGGGGAGCGCAACGTCCCTGTAAACAGGAGGCTTGTCGACGACTTCCTTACCTGTTCTACTGCATCAGCACCGCCAAAAGGAACCCCGTGTATTTCCACGCACAGTTGTCAAGCAAGATTTGTCCAAActccttgatctttttGAAAGTAGGGCCCTTGGAAGGATCGGCATTGTCAATGTGGTACTTCATATAGCTGTAACCTGTGATCAGCACCTTGTCCGCTCCTCCCAGCCAAGTCCCATCCTGCTCACTCAAGAAGGGCGGGGTCCGCGCGGTTCATCTAGCGACACAGTCAGCTCTACACTTCCACAAGTCGTCGACGGGATTTGGGTATACTCACGATGGCGATACATCTTGACGTGAGCTCACGCCTGACGATGCTCTCTTTGTCCATCCCTTCAGCGGCCATTGTGTATGTCTCCGTCGGGGGAATAGAAtaggggaggaaggaaggaagcgtgagaagaagagtagaATTCTTTCTTTGTAGAAGACGACTTTACTTGTCGCAACACCGGCAACCAACGCTGGGGCGCAATTCGGTTGGGGATCGGAGGATACCACGTGGAGGCACGTGGCAATCTGCGGCGTCCTGAATGGCAGTCGCGCTTGGCGGACGGCGATCACTTTTTGTAATGTCTGTTCGTCAGCCAGCGCTGGCGGCTAGCAGGTGGCAGGCGGAAGGAGTGGGGTTGGAAGCAGTGGGGTGGGAGCTGACGTGGATGGACCGCGGCCGAGGGAGTCGCCCGGTCGGCGCAGTGCATGCAGCAACGCCCATGGAACACTCGCTGgctccccatccccaacaGAGGATAAAGTTGGGCATGCCGTCGGCGTTCTTCGGATCTAATTGATAAGCGGCCGGGACCACGTTTGAGCCACGTTCCCAGCACGTGGCGGGCTGATCTTTTGGGGAGTGGGGGCGGGGCGTTCCCCAGTGGTCGCAAGTTGCCGAGTGCAGGAGGAGGCTCGCTACAAAACACACATGGATTTCTCTCCGCTCAGTTCTTcactcttccatctccttccccgCAGCACAGGAGAGTCATGgcctccctcttctcttccgcaGCGCCGATGCGCCCCCTCGTCCTCCACGACGCCACAGCCCGCGTCTCCGTACACGTCCCAGCCTCCCCGCTCTCCGCCTGGGTCACCTCCCAAGTAGTCGCCCAGGACTTCCACGACTCCATCGTTGGCCAGcacgcccccgcccccgccgaagacgaggaaggagagcCCAGTGCGCCCTCCGTTGAGCCCCAGGTCAAGCTCCTCGCCCAGTTCCTGAGTTTTGTCGCCGACAGGGCCGCCCAGGATGCCTCGCCGGAACTTTCAGAGGTCTTGCTCGCTGCCTACAACAGGTTCAAcgagctcttcctctccaccatcaacGTCCACTCTCTCGTCCAGTCCTTCGATCCC
This genomic window contains:
- a CDS encoding fatty acid synthase subunit alpha, fungi type, which produces MAAEGMDKESIVRRELTSRCIAIMNRADPALLDYMKYHIDNADPSKGPTFKKIKEFGQILLDNCKEVVDKPPVYRDVALPTAPHTEISAKGDIIYSEVSRQNVRKLESYVKEMASGGEVEPAVNLEKVQSDIEKLWDLVNSQPSITAAQKSAIKSMYSEVIKSLGQSSGSALEDTESPAIARAKGPKQRRSSSQFLRPNVEDRTEVEEAHLPFLHLKRKTGTSFSYSAKLTNIYFDVLTEIATSGVTFAKKAALLTGVGKGSIGVEILKGLLSGGCTCIVTTSRYSRAAVDYYKNIFHEIGSKGSKLIVVPFNGASRQDVEALVDYIYSTLQIDLDYIIPFAALPENGREIDSIDDKSELAHRLMLTNLLRLLGAVKQKKAARQFVTRPTQVVLPLSPNHGIFGNDGLYSESKISLETLFNRWSAESWGEYLCIAGAVIGWTRGTGLMSATNFVAEGLEKLGVRTFSAKEMAFNILGLMHPLLFDITQIEPIWADLNGGMDRVAGLAEVMTSIRVDINRVAELRKAITIDNAADFRVINGGDAERLHQKVAIAPRANFSFDFPKIDGDDILNELKHLQGLIDLDKVIVCTGFSEVGPWGSSRTRWEMEARGEFSIEGCIEMAWMMGFIKHLDGKLANGQTYVGWVDAKSGEPVDDKDVKTKYEKDIIKHAGIRLIEPDLFWGYNPEKKGFIQEIELNHDLEPLEVAAEEAARFKREHGDKVDIWAQESGEWFVKFNKGARIFLPKAVKFDRVVAGQLPTGWDARRFGLPEDIIAQTDRTALWALVCTMEALIMSGVTDPYELYKYIHPSEVGTSLGSGMGGMHSMSAMFKDRREERDVQKDILQETFINTVAGWVNLLLLSSSGPVKIPVGACATALQSVEIACDTILTGKAKIMIAGGFDDFSEEGSFEFANMKATSNAETEFAMGREPNEFSRPMTSTRAGFMESQGCGVHVMMSAKTAIEMGASIQGIVAYTSTHTDKAGRSIPAPGRGILSTAREVTPKEALPLLDIKYRSRQLAFRRKQISQWLENEHELLRMELETRKGGDNEDWFQNRVAFIDDEAKRQEKDALATFGMLEGSHPNIAPLRRALAVWGLDADSVGAISCHGTSTKANDKNESGVYNLQFEQLGRTPGNAVPVIAQKSLTGHPKGGAAAWMFNGMCQTINSALVPGNHNADNISEELRAFRHLFYPSKPIQHVRLECGLLTSFGFGQVGGQVAIVHPRYLFAALQAHELEAYKKRRQARELDTYSRMSSAIVNNNMVQIKEGPPYTAELESKVLLNPLARAGPSKNSFAFQGKLPAKVPVDIKNAETLKAMFDQAGALSGVGVDTELISSVPTSETFRERNFTADEISYCNSAADPTASFAGRWAAKEAVFKALSVPSKGAGAPLKEIEIVSTSSGPTVKLSGDALAAAGGKSVKVSLSHSDTSVVAFAVAQ